In Gorilla gorilla gorilla isolate KB3781 chromosome 12, NHGRI_mGorGor1-v2.1_pri, whole genome shotgun sequence, the following are encoded in one genomic region:
- the XPO1 gene encoding exportin-1 isoform X1, with translation MPAIMTMLADHAARQLLDFSQKLDINLLDNVVNCLYHGEGAQQRMAQEVLTHLKEHPDAWTRVDTILEFSQNMNTKYYGLQILENVIKTRWKILPRNQCEGIKKYVVGLIIKTSSDPTCVEKEEVYIGKLNMILVQILKQEWPKHWPTFISDIVGASRTSESLCQNNMVILKLLSEEVFDFSSGQITQVKSKHLKDSMCNEFSQIFQLCQFVMENSQNAPLVHATLETLLRFLNWIPLGYIFETKLISTLIYKFLNVPMFRNVSLKCLTEIAGVSVSQYEEQFVTLFTLTMMQLKQMLPLNTNIRLAYSNGKDDEQNFIQNLSLFLCTFLKEHDQLIEKRLNLRETLMEALHYMLLVSEVEETEIFKICLEYWNHLAAELYRESPFSTSASPLLSGSQHFDVPPRRQLYLPMLFKVRLLMVSRMAKPEEVLVVENDQGEVVREFMKDTDSINLYKNMRETLVYLTHLDYVDTERIMTEKLHNQVNGTEWSWKNLNTLCWAIGSISGAMHEEDEKRFLVTVIKDLLGLCEQKRGKDNKAIIASNIMYIVGQYPRFLRAHWKFLKTVVNKLFEFMHETHDGVQDMACDTFIKIAQKCRRHFVQVQVGEVMPFIDEILNNINTIICDLQPQQVHTFYEAVGYMIGAQTDQTVQEHLIEKYMLLPNQVWDSIIQQATKNVDILKDPETVKQLGSILKTNVRACKAVGHPFVIQLGRIYLDMLNVYKCLSENISAAIQANGEMVTKQPLIRSMRTVKRETLKLISGWVSRSNDPQMVAENFVPPLLDAVLIDYQRNVPAAREPEVLSTMAIIVNKLGGHITAEIPQIFDAVFECTLNMINKDFEEYPEHRTNFFLLLQAVNSHCFPAFLAIPPTQFKLVLDSIIWAFKHTMRNVADTGLQILFTLLQNVAQEEAAAQSFYQTYFCDILQHIFSVVTDTSHTAGLTMHASILAYMFNLVEEGKISTSLNPGNPVNNQIFLQEYVANLLKSAFPHLQDAQVKLFVTGLFSLNQDIPAFKEHLRDFLVQIKEFAGEDTSDLFLEEREIALRQADEEKHKRQMSVPGIFNPHEIPEEMCD, from the exons GAATAAAAAAATACGTTGTTGGCCTCATTATCAAGACGTCATCTGACCCAACTTGTGTAGAG AAAGAAGAGGTGTATATCGGAAAATTAAATATGATCCTTGTTCAG ATACTGAAACAAGAATGGCCCAAACATTGGCCAACTTTTATCAGTGATATTGTTGGAGCAAGTAGGACCAGCGAAAGTCTCTGTCAAAATAATATGGTGATTCTTAAACTCTTGAGTGAAGAAGTATTTGATTTCTCTAGTGGACAGATAACCCAAGTCAAATCTAAGCATTTAAAAGACAG catgtgCAATGAATTCTCACAGATATTTCAACTGTGTCAGTTTGTAATG GAAAATTCTCAAAATGCTCCACTTGTACATGCAACCTTGGAAACATTGCTCAGATTTCTGAACTGGATTCCCCTGGGATATATTTTTGAGACCAAATTAATCAGCACATTGATTTATAAG TTCCTGAATGTTCCAATGTTTCGAAATGTCTCTCTGAAGTGCCTCACTGAGATTGCTGGTGTGAGTGTAAGCCAATATGAAGAACAATTTGTAACGCTATTTACTCTGACAATGATGCAACTAAAGCAG ATGCTTCCTTTAAATACCAATATTCGACTTGCATACTCAAATGGAAAAGATGATGAACAGAACTTTATTCAAAATCTCAGTTTGTTTCTCTGCACCTTTCTTAAGGAACATGATCAACTTATAGAAAAAAGATTAAATCTCAGGGAAACTCTTATGGAG GCCCTTCATTATATGTTGTTGGTATCTGAAGTAGAAGAAACTGAAATCTTTAAAATTTGTCTTGAATACTGGAATCATTTGGCTGCTGAACTCTATAGAGAGAGTCCATTCTCTACATCTGCCTCTCCGTTGCTTTCTGGAAGTCAACATTTTGATGTTCCTCCCAGGAGACAGCTGTATTTGCCCATGTTATTCAAG GTCCGTTTATTAATGGTTAGTCGAATGGCTAAACCAGAGGAAGTATTGGTTGTAGAGAACGATCAAGGAGAAGTTGTGAGAGAATTCATGAAGGATACAGATTCCATAAATTTGTATAAGAATATGAGGGAAACATTGG tttaTCTTACTCATCTGGATTATGTAGATACAGAAAGAATAATGACAGAGAAGCTTCACAATCAAGTGAATGGTACAGAGTGGTCATGGAAAAATTTGAATACATTGTGTTGGGCAATAGGCTCCATTAGTGGAGCAATGCATGAAGAGGACGAAAAACGATTTCTTGTTACTGTTATAAAG GATCTATTAGGATTATGTGAACAGAAAAGAGGCAAAGATAATAAAGCTATTATTGCATCAAATATCATGTACATAGTAGGTCAATATCCACGTTTTTTGAGAGCTCACTGGAAATTTCTGAAGACTGTAGTTAACAAGCTGTTCGAATTCATGCATG AGACCCATGATGGAGTCCAGGATATGGCTTGTGATACTTTCATTAAAATAGCCCAAAAATGCCGCAGGCATTTCGTTCAGGTTCAGGTTGGAGAAGTGATGCCATTTATTGATGAAATTTTGAACAACATCAACACAATTATTTGTGATCTTCAGCCTCAACAG gttCATACATTTTATGAAGCTGTGGGGTACATGATTGGTGCACAAACAGATCAAACAGTACAAGAACACTTGATAGAAAAGTACATGTTACTCCCTAATCAAGTGTGGGATAGTATAATCCAGCAGGCAACCAAA AATGTGGATATACTGAAAGATCCTGAAACAGTCAAGCAGCTTGGTagcattttgaaaacaaatgtgAGAGCCTGCAAAGCTGTTGGACACCCCTTTGTAATTCAGCTTGGAAGAATTTATTTAGATATGCTTAATGTATACAAGTGCCTCAGTGAAAATATTTCTGCAGCTATCCAAGCTAATG GTGAAATGGTTACAAAGCAACCATTGATTAGAAGTATGCGAACTGTAAAAAGGGAAACTTTAAAGTTAATATCTGGTTGGGTGAGCCGATCCAATGATCCACAGATG GTCGCTGAAAATTTTGTTCCCCCTCTGTTGGATGCAGTTCtcattgattatcagagaaatgtccCAGCTGCTAGAGAACCAGAAGTGCTTAGTACTATGGCCATAATTGTCAACAAGTTAGGGGGACATATAACAGCTGAAATACCTCAAATATTTGATGCTGTTTTTGAATGCACATTGAATATGATAAATAAG GACTTTGAAGAATATCCTGAACACAGAACGAACTTTTTCTTACTACTTCAGGCTGTCAATTCTCATTGTTTCCCAGCATTCCTTGCTATTCCACCTACACAGTTTAAACTTGTTTTGGATTCCATCATTTGGGCCTTCAAACATACTATGAGGAATGTCGCAGATACAG GCTTACAGATACTTTTTACACTCTTACAAAATGTTGCACAAGAAGAAGCTGCAGCTCAGAGTTTTTATCAAACTTATTTTTGTGATATTCTCCAGCATATCTTTTCTGTTGTGACAGACACTTCACATACTGCTG GTTTAACAATGCATGCATCAATTCTTGCATATATGTTTAATTTggttgaagaaggaaaaataagtacATCATTAAATCCTGGAAATCCAGTTAACAACCAAATCTTTCTTCAGGAATATGTGGCTAATCTCCTTAAGTCGGCCTTCCCTCACCTACAAGA tgCTCAAGTAAAGCTCTTTGTGACAGGGCTTTTCAGCTTAAATCAAGATATTCCTGCTTTCAAGGAACATTTAAGAGATTTCCTAGTTCAAATAAAG GAATTTGCAGGTGAAGACACTTCTGATTTGTTTttggaagagagagaaatagcCCTTCGGCAGGCTGATGAAGAGAAACATAAACGTCAAATGTCTGTCCCTGGCATCTTTAATCCACATGAGATTCCAGAAGAAATGTGTGATTAA
- the XPO1 gene encoding exportin-1 isoform X2 gives MILVQILKQEWPKHWPTFISDIVGASRTSESLCQNNMVILKLLSEEVFDFSSGQITQVKSKHLKDSMCNEFSQIFQLCQFVMENSQNAPLVHATLETLLRFLNWIPLGYIFETKLISTLIYKFLNVPMFRNVSLKCLTEIAGVSVSQYEEQFVTLFTLTMMQLKQMLPLNTNIRLAYSNGKDDEQNFIQNLSLFLCTFLKEHDQLIEKRLNLRETLMEALHYMLLVSEVEETEIFKICLEYWNHLAAELYRESPFSTSASPLLSGSQHFDVPPRRQLYLPMLFKVRLLMVSRMAKPEEVLVVENDQGEVVREFMKDTDSINLYKNMRETLVYLTHLDYVDTERIMTEKLHNQVNGTEWSWKNLNTLCWAIGSISGAMHEEDEKRFLVTVIKDLLGLCEQKRGKDNKAIIASNIMYIVGQYPRFLRAHWKFLKTVVNKLFEFMHETHDGVQDMACDTFIKIAQKCRRHFVQVQVGEVMPFIDEILNNINTIICDLQPQQVHTFYEAVGYMIGAQTDQTVQEHLIEKYMLLPNQVWDSIIQQATKNVDILKDPETVKQLGSILKTNVRACKAVGHPFVIQLGRIYLDMLNVYKCLSENISAAIQANGEMVTKQPLIRSMRTVKRETLKLISGWVSRSNDPQMVAENFVPPLLDAVLIDYQRNVPAAREPEVLSTMAIIVNKLGGHITAEIPQIFDAVFECTLNMINKDFEEYPEHRTNFFLLLQAVNSHCFPAFLAIPPTQFKLVLDSIIWAFKHTMRNVADTGLQILFTLLQNVAQEEAAAQSFYQTYFCDILQHIFSVVTDTSHTAGLTMHASILAYMFNLVEEGKISTSLNPGNPVNNQIFLQEYVANLLKSAFPHLQDAQVKLFVTGLFSLNQDIPAFKEHLRDFLVQIKEFAGEDTSDLFLEEREIALRQADEEKHKRQMSVPGIFNPHEIPEEMCD, from the exons ATGATCCTTGTTCAG ATACTGAAACAAGAATGGCCCAAACATTGGCCAACTTTTATCAGTGATATTGTTGGAGCAAGTAGGACCAGCGAAAGTCTCTGTCAAAATAATATGGTGATTCTTAAACTCTTGAGTGAAGAAGTATTTGATTTCTCTAGTGGACAGATAACCCAAGTCAAATCTAAGCATTTAAAAGACAG catgtgCAATGAATTCTCACAGATATTTCAACTGTGTCAGTTTGTAATG GAAAATTCTCAAAATGCTCCACTTGTACATGCAACCTTGGAAACATTGCTCAGATTTCTGAACTGGATTCCCCTGGGATATATTTTTGAGACCAAATTAATCAGCACATTGATTTATAAG TTCCTGAATGTTCCAATGTTTCGAAATGTCTCTCTGAAGTGCCTCACTGAGATTGCTGGTGTGAGTGTAAGCCAATATGAAGAACAATTTGTAACGCTATTTACTCTGACAATGATGCAACTAAAGCAG ATGCTTCCTTTAAATACCAATATTCGACTTGCATACTCAAATGGAAAAGATGATGAACAGAACTTTATTCAAAATCTCAGTTTGTTTCTCTGCACCTTTCTTAAGGAACATGATCAACTTATAGAAAAAAGATTAAATCTCAGGGAAACTCTTATGGAG GCCCTTCATTATATGTTGTTGGTATCTGAAGTAGAAGAAACTGAAATCTTTAAAATTTGTCTTGAATACTGGAATCATTTGGCTGCTGAACTCTATAGAGAGAGTCCATTCTCTACATCTGCCTCTCCGTTGCTTTCTGGAAGTCAACATTTTGATGTTCCTCCCAGGAGACAGCTGTATTTGCCCATGTTATTCAAG GTCCGTTTATTAATGGTTAGTCGAATGGCTAAACCAGAGGAAGTATTGGTTGTAGAGAACGATCAAGGAGAAGTTGTGAGAGAATTCATGAAGGATACAGATTCCATAAATTTGTATAAGAATATGAGGGAAACATTGG tttaTCTTACTCATCTGGATTATGTAGATACAGAAAGAATAATGACAGAGAAGCTTCACAATCAAGTGAATGGTACAGAGTGGTCATGGAAAAATTTGAATACATTGTGTTGGGCAATAGGCTCCATTAGTGGAGCAATGCATGAAGAGGACGAAAAACGATTTCTTGTTACTGTTATAAAG GATCTATTAGGATTATGTGAACAGAAAAGAGGCAAAGATAATAAAGCTATTATTGCATCAAATATCATGTACATAGTAGGTCAATATCCACGTTTTTTGAGAGCTCACTGGAAATTTCTGAAGACTGTAGTTAACAAGCTGTTCGAATTCATGCATG AGACCCATGATGGAGTCCAGGATATGGCTTGTGATACTTTCATTAAAATAGCCCAAAAATGCCGCAGGCATTTCGTTCAGGTTCAGGTTGGAGAAGTGATGCCATTTATTGATGAAATTTTGAACAACATCAACACAATTATTTGTGATCTTCAGCCTCAACAG gttCATACATTTTATGAAGCTGTGGGGTACATGATTGGTGCACAAACAGATCAAACAGTACAAGAACACTTGATAGAAAAGTACATGTTACTCCCTAATCAAGTGTGGGATAGTATAATCCAGCAGGCAACCAAA AATGTGGATATACTGAAAGATCCTGAAACAGTCAAGCAGCTTGGTagcattttgaaaacaaatgtgAGAGCCTGCAAAGCTGTTGGACACCCCTTTGTAATTCAGCTTGGAAGAATTTATTTAGATATGCTTAATGTATACAAGTGCCTCAGTGAAAATATTTCTGCAGCTATCCAAGCTAATG GTGAAATGGTTACAAAGCAACCATTGATTAGAAGTATGCGAACTGTAAAAAGGGAAACTTTAAAGTTAATATCTGGTTGGGTGAGCCGATCCAATGATCCACAGATG GTCGCTGAAAATTTTGTTCCCCCTCTGTTGGATGCAGTTCtcattgattatcagagaaatgtccCAGCTGCTAGAGAACCAGAAGTGCTTAGTACTATGGCCATAATTGTCAACAAGTTAGGGGGACATATAACAGCTGAAATACCTCAAATATTTGATGCTGTTTTTGAATGCACATTGAATATGATAAATAAG GACTTTGAAGAATATCCTGAACACAGAACGAACTTTTTCTTACTACTTCAGGCTGTCAATTCTCATTGTTTCCCAGCATTCCTTGCTATTCCACCTACACAGTTTAAACTTGTTTTGGATTCCATCATTTGGGCCTTCAAACATACTATGAGGAATGTCGCAGATACAG GCTTACAGATACTTTTTACACTCTTACAAAATGTTGCACAAGAAGAAGCTGCAGCTCAGAGTTTTTATCAAACTTATTTTTGTGATATTCTCCAGCATATCTTTTCTGTTGTGACAGACACTTCACATACTGCTG GTTTAACAATGCATGCATCAATTCTTGCATATATGTTTAATTTggttgaagaaggaaaaataagtacATCATTAAATCCTGGAAATCCAGTTAACAACCAAATCTTTCTTCAGGAATATGTGGCTAATCTCCTTAAGTCGGCCTTCCCTCACCTACAAGA tgCTCAAGTAAAGCTCTTTGTGACAGGGCTTTTCAGCTTAAATCAAGATATTCCTGCTTTCAAGGAACATTTAAGAGATTTCCTAGTTCAAATAAAG GAATTTGCAGGTGAAGACACTTCTGATTTGTTTttggaagagagagaaatagcCCTTCGGCAGGCTGATGAAGAGAAACATAAACGTCAAATGTCTGTCCCTGGCATCTTTAATCCACATGAGATTCCAGAAGAAATGTGTGATTAA